In the genome of Ctenopharyngodon idella isolate HZGC_01 chromosome 16, HZGC01, whole genome shotgun sequence, the window ATGTATGCTACTTCCACCGCAAGGCATTACTATTACGGTATATACATCGAAATGTACTGTGGTATTTTCGTGAGAATTTTGGTCGGTGATAGTTCACCACATTAAAGATGTGCTGATGTTATTTCAACGTACTATATAACATTGGTTAtaattatatatgatttatgaTGATAATTATCATATAACGTATAATTATGCAGGTATTTCTTCGGGTTTCACACGGTCATGGAAAACCTGGGTGGGAATGCTAGGAAATTTCTAGAGAATATATATTTCAGAAATTAAATAACTTCTGGCAGGtcacatttttctttattttatcttatcTAGTGGTTTTGTGCAGATGTAAATGTCGAGGATGCATTAGAAGAACAAAAAAGCCTCAAGTTTCGAGGTGATCTGGCCTACAGGAGGAAACAGTATCAGGTATAAAGAGCTgaattcaacatttactctctctATTATCTGATTCAAAAGctcatttgtcagttgtgtgaATGACAGGTGGCTCTGGATGAGTATGTGTCCTGCCTCTCTCTGGTACCTGCTGGAAACACATCAGTGAAGAGAGATGTGCTAGAAGGGATCGCACGATGCTGCTGTCATCTGGGGGAAAAAGAAGAGGCTCTAAAAGCCTGCGAGAGACtggtaaatatattaaatcacTAATTCCAACTTTTGTTTATCCTCTTGCTGAtttactgtgttttatttaCAGAGGACAGAAGTATCCAACACCTGTCACCTCACCTGCGTCCTTCAGCTGGAATTGAGTATTCATGATCACTACAGGGAGCTGGCAAACAGCATCTCCAGCCTGCAGCAGCTGTGCTGCCTTCATCCGTATCATCCATGGCACTGGCTGAATCTGGCCATGAGCTTCCAGAGACTCCTGGAGTCTGATAGCTGTCCTGAGAGATCCAGCACTGAGGAAGAACACGAAAAGCAGCAGGGGACAAATAACATTTTAGCACTAAAGACCATCATGTGCTTGATTAGAACAAGGTATGTCAACCACAAGAGAACCGGCCATTTATTTATTGACTTTGATGTTAACAGATGAATTAAGTGCTGAGTTTGTTCATCTTGTGATTTTCGTCAGGCTGCTAATTGAAATCCTGCAGATTCAGCAGTTCTCATTCGTGCTGGAGAACAGCCAGAGGGCCCTACAAGACATTGAGGAAGCTTTACATACTCTGCAGCCAACGGAGAAGATGATTCAAACAATCTCTGAGGTCAAACAACAATAAACAGTTTAATAGAGAGGGAAATATATATAGTTACATCtgaaaaagttaggacaccctATTGAATTCCATGGTTTTCCATATCAGGACATAAAATTCATTTGGTCCtttggcaggtcttaaaatttggaaaataaaacctcaAATGAAGAATATCACACCATGTCAttattaatttaacaaaaactaggccAAAATGAAAAAGCCATGGGTGACAAACTAAGGACACCCTTGTTGTTCCTTAGGAATTAAGAGGGTAAGTAACGGTCAGGCACTGCTAATCAAATTCCTCTGAATCAATCATCAGCAAGTGTGAACACCTCTATAAAAGCTGAGGTTCTGGCAGTTTGCTGGTCTGCAGCCTTCAGGTGTCTGTTAACACAATACCAAAGAGTAAAGACATCAGCAATGAATGATCTTAGAGAAGCAAATTTTATTCACAAGTGGAAGACATTCAAAACCGACACCAATCTTCCCAGGAGTGGACATCCCAGCAAATTCACCCTAAGTTCAGACCGTGTAATGCTCAAAGAAATTGcagactctacaggcctcagttaacatgttaaatgataaagttcATGACTGTACAACAAACACCTCATACCAAAAGTCAAGCATGCTGGTGGAGGGGTGATgattttgggcttgttttgtaGCCACAGGCCCTGGCCATCTCACAGTCATTGCATCGACCATGTACTCCTCTGTATACCAAAGTATtctagagtcaaatgtgaggCCATCCATCCAACACCTAAAGCTTGGCCAAAATTGGGTCATGCAACTGGACAGTGATCTGAAACTACAACAGAATCTACCacagaatggctgaaaaagaaaagaatcaaggTGTTGCAGTGGCCCAGTGAAGTCCAGTCCTCATTCTGACTGAAAAGGAGTGGCAAGAGCTGTGCATAGACAAATGCCCACAAACCTCAATCATAGATGCAAACTCCTCACCTTTCAGTGATAGGTCACCTATGGGATTTGCATAGATCCAGTTCCCCCTTACCTGTTTGCATCCCTGCTCAATAAACTGGAGCAACATTGTAAAGAAGAGCGGGCCAAAATTCCTCCAGAATGATGTGAGAGactgataaagtcatacagaaaatgattacTTCAAGTTATTGCTGCTAAAATTGGATCTACAAGCTACTGAATAATTGGGTGTCCTTAGATTGTCACCCATGGTTTTTCCATCTTggtttttccatttttgttaaataaataatgacatggtgtgatatgtcatgtgttgtcgTTCATCTgatgttttattttccaaattttaagacctgccaaggaccaggtgtttttttttttttttaattatgtccTGATATGGAAAACCATGGAATTTAATAGAGTTACTGTGTATATAAATTTtagtctaattaattgaaaattaatagcacatcaaatttggctgagaaattacccccaaaagatcatttaaagtcattattgtgtaaatgagaaaagcatcataGACAtaacaaaaagtagctttagaaagggttttttttttttttttttttttttgattcaaCATAAAATACAACACAAGCCAGTTTATTCTCTATATTTATACATATCAGAATTACACATCTCTCACACAACACCCTaaaatctttgttttaaaaagccaCGATCTCACATTACAAACTAATTTGATTGTTTCTGATCAATAACTAGGTGATGGCAGAAGACCTCAATCCGGAGAAGATGAGGGAGGAAAGCCAAGATGGAGAGAGTTTATCAGGCCTTTATATTAAAGACTTTGATGACAGGTGGTGGAACAAACTCCACACTAAATTGCAGGAGGAGACGGCAGCTTGATCCATACACAGAAAGCTGAAGGAGACATAAGAATGATATGGATATTGTAATtgtacttttttaaatgaatattttattggAGTTACATGCTTTTACTGTTACAAAGCAGAATAAAGttgaactttttaaaataaataaagttgctACATCTGCTAATTCATGCAATAAGCACATGCATCACATTGTTTACAAAAATTAAGCATTGCAATAACCTGCTCTAGCACCAGTGGGAAGCTTCAGGTTGATCTTCAGCTTCATCTGTTGATGTGTTTCCCCTGTATTGGGCGCCAGGTTTGGCTTCTCATATAATCTTTGAAGAGGGGGGTCTGACAAGCAGTGGGATGATGGATCGAGTTCCTCCGTGGAAGCCATTGAGATCTTTGTGGTCCAGTGGTGACACTTGGATAGCTGGTCTGCCTGACCAGGACAGGACGAGTCGGGAAACTCGGGTTACCTGGCTTATGAGGTTTCTGTTGGTGGTCAGCAGTGTTTCCGGGAATTCCTGCTGGCCATATCGGGATCTGGAGTTTCTTGAAGGGTAGGTGGAGATCAGCAGGATTTGATGTTTGCCAGGTATATCCTGGCACTGGGTTAGAAAGTGCGTAGAGTCTGCGAAACTCCAGGTCAAAAGGTTTAACACCGCTGCCTTTGAAGAGTACGGACAAGCTTCTGTGAACCTGCCAGGACAGCCAGGTGAGACTGTGACAGGGTTAAAGAGGCATCAGTGAAAGAACTCACAACCAAGAGATCAAAGGTGAAGTTTCTGCATCACTAGCAGCACCAAATGGAGAAGCAACTGATAAAAATGCCTTGGCTCAACCCAAGTTTGAGGTGGGGTTACGTGCTACAATGGCAGATGTTGTGAGTGTCTGAAATATGTCTGAAAATGATTATTGTTGCAATTGTGTTTGATGTTGCTTGTGGTGCAGAAATTGACCACGTCTGgttgtaaatatgtaaatctAAATGCTTGATTGGAAAGTAAAGAGCTGCTACTCAAAAGAATCTTTTATCAGAACTTTAGCTTAAAATTAATATGTATAAGCGCAAATGTGTATGTCACAAATGAATGGTCACCATATAAGTTTgctcatactttttttttttttttttggacaaatgCAAGTACAAATATTCCTGTATTATGTATTCTctcaattataaaaataaaaaaacagcatgcAATTATAACTAAGATTAAAGTTGCAAACTAAATGAGAATAGCATGTCACACTTCCATCACTACTTGAAACATTATATCATCTCCCCCTTGAAGAATGtcaaatttcagtactgactaaATATGTGTTTGTTTAGATGGTAGCCTACCTGTACGTGCCGACCAGTACTTTTGTGCAGTCCACAATGATGAACTTCTCTTTCATCTGTCCAGTGAACTTTCTGCCCGATTTGGCACAATAAGTCTCACCTTGAACACTACGAATGGACATTCTCTGTATGAAGAGATGAAGACAAACATAAGCACACTGGccataaatataatgaattcatccacttttgtttcttttcacaGAACTGACAAAAATGTtgcatatattttcaaataataacattttgtaGCATATCCACAGGCAAAAGCTGCAAAATATCTTTAATGTAAAAGGCTCTGACTAGAATAGAATAACTTACACTAAGGTGTGACTTgttgatttttacattttcacacatgtCCTGAAACAGCTGTAAATTGGTGTGGTCCAGAAGGAGATAGACGTACACATTGCGCTTTCTTGTCGCCTCCAGTATGTCACAGAAAATCTCCACATCGCTGAATGTGTCCATAACTATCGCCAAAACCTTTGATGAGTGTAATTTAGGGAGCAAATGTTACATTGCAATAGTGTGTTTTCAGACTGTTGCATATTAAAAATGCCAGGCACTTTCCATAAATaggatttattttttctttttcaacaaaTTAAAAGAGGTGCTTAAGCTTAAGAAAATTTTGATATCAGCTTCAGAACTTCAAGGGTTCaaacaactatttaaaaaaaaaaaaaaaattatcatcaaAACATgggacaaatacattttaaaagtcttaTTTGTGTTCATTGTGCAATTTTTTACCAATAAACAATCATCAAGATTagttaattattcaccctcatgtcgctccaaaaccataagacttttgttcatcttcggaacacaaatgaagatatttttgatgaaatctgagagttttctgtccctccactgacagctacacaactaccactttcaagccccagaaaggtagtaaatacatcattaaagtaatccatgtgactccagtggtttaacctcaattttatgaagcgacgtgagtgctttgtttgcgcaaaaaacataattgaccactttattttcaaaataatattaaattccAACATTGATTCACGCAACAACGACTGCTTGTGCTCTCGTAAACAcatgttggagattaatattttggaaATAAAGTGgtcaattatattttttttgcgcaaacaaagtaCTCGCGTCACTTcctaaaattgaggttaaaccactggagtcacatgaattacttttatgatgtctttactacatttctggggcttgaaagtggtagttgtggcTGTAAATGGatagacagaaagctctcagatttcatttaaaagctcttcatttgtgttccaaagataaacgaaagtcttacatgaaggtgagaaaataatgacagaattttcattgttgtgtgaactaaccctttaataaagacattaatatgATGGAGAATAGTTGCACAACAAACATGGaaacaaaaaacatgcaatTCGTGCATTTCCAAGGTGTGGGACACCAAAGTGTaccatattcatggaaagtgctGTTTGTAATTGCAGTGTGCGTCCTTCTTGCgtcacaaaattattatttgaaacaATAATGGCAGTATACAGTCCAAAAATGTCACTATCAAATGACAGCTTCTTACTGTAGTTGCTTGCCTGATGAGTTCCCGCAGCAGGTCTTTCATGGAAGAGGATTTCACTGACTGGAAGAACACTTCCACACTAGGAATGCCTTGCAGATGGTAACTCCAGTCAGCCACCGGCCAGCCGTAGTCCAGAACTGGAGGTTCACTCTCTGTGACTGCAGGAAAATATGTCTCAGAAGAAACTGATGGAGAACTGGACATCTCTTCATCTCTGTCTGCCTCGTCATCGTCAGTGAGAggctttttaatgttgtttaagaTATATGTTTTCTCCTCCGCAGACAGAAAGTTTGCCTCATTCTCTTTGATCAGCACTTCCTGGTATCCATCAAGCCCTTTGTCCAGGAGAGCATCCATAGCCAGTCGTGTGCTTTCATTGTGACTCAGATCCACTGAAGACCCCTGAGCGTTTGGGTTTCTCATCTCCTGAACTCTTCTTCTCATTTTTCCCATCAGCTTTGGCTTCAGGTAGCACTGCACAGACAATCCATTACTTTCAAGGTTCATGTTGATCACATACGACtcctcatctgacaggtgactgGTTGACTCTTCCTCATTCAGCTTTACTTTTTAATCATCATTTGTGCTTCACAAAGCCAAACGTTTATCCATTCAGGTGATCCTCAAGGTGATCATCAAATGTTCACAAATTATTCTGTGAGGTATTCATGCACTGTGCGTCTTTTCATCAGGCATTTCACAGCACAATGAGCATTTCTGAACCAATTTGTCATATTTTCATGATCGGCGAGTTTAAATGTGAACATTAGTACTGCCCTAAGGCTTTGGGTAAGTAGTTTGTGGCTCCTCCTCAGATTAAAGAGAGTAAGTAGCTGCGTTCACAGACGGCTTCACCCACAGGCATCGGTGGGTGGGGTTGTGTGGTTAACAGGTGAGGTGTtgagtgaataatgacactgaaGTTCCCGTGTTTTCCACCACAGAAATGAAATGGCATGAGTGGCAGGGATGGAGATACGGCTGTCAGATTCAGTTCTCCCATGCTTCACTAGAGGAACCAATAGACCTGTTCTTGTTGACACACCTTGCTTAATGTAAGTGCATAATGGCTTTCTAGATAGAGCACTTTTGGTTATTTGGTCATTTAAAAAGTCATACTAAACCCTAAACCCTAAGTATAAAACTTCAGCATACATTTTCTCACACCTTTTgtgctacataaataaatgatcCCTCTAACTGTTTTGCTTATTGAAGAAAGAGGCATTATTACTTGTGATCAGATTTGCAGTTACAAAATGGGCAAAAGAAACCCAAGACATATCTACAGACCAGAATATCCCAGAGACAGGTTTTACATGggcttttacattttacaagcTTTACAAACCTGCAGATTTTCAATAAACAGGGAAGAAAAAGTCCCATTCAATATCATAGCTTGCAAAAAGCAATATTTACAGTTGCATTTGCAAATCTGGTTGTGTGCAGGATTTTGtccaaaacaaaatgtaaatatatgtatttaaaatataagccTTAAGAAAAGAACTCAGGAAGATATATGATTAgcctgaaaataataataaccagCACATGCAAAAAATACTTTAGATGCTTTCTGATATGCTACATCTGAATAGGGTGGTTCTCATATAGGGTTGAAAATATGTTTGGAGAGTGACGAGTAgttaaacaaacagaaaaatccTAATAAAACATGCTTGAGCATGGGAAtatattgttcttttttaatctttaattttttaaagaactAATTATTTACATGAATTTGCAAGAGTCCGATCTTTTCCAGAAAACATCTCCGTCCAGTTGCTTTGATACATATCTGGCAAGAGCGACTTTCTTATGACTTGGAAAGGCTAAATTCAATGTCTCTTTTAGCTTGGGTAAGTCCAAGGTTTCTGGATGGTGAGCAGACACCAGAAACAAGCTCTTCTGGAGACCCAGTTTACCCAAGACTCCCTCAGCCCATTGCCTCACCTCTGCGACAGACTTTTCGTCAATCAAGTCCGCCATGGAAACCACCAGGTAACACTCTTTCCCCAAGGAGGACGCTTGTTGCAACAACTGTATGGCTCCCAATCTAAGCCTTAAAGGAGATACCAGTATGTATACATCACACAAAGCAAGCACAGATGCTACGCGTTGAGCTTCAGAAGAGCTGGACGCAGAGGAAAGGCTGTTAAGATCACTTATTTTTCCAAGCCCAGGAAGGTCCCAAAGACGGACGTTGGGGAACTCAGGGTAGGGATACTTCATAGCCTCTTTGGTGATTTCAATGACACCAGTTGAGGCAGCTCGTTCATCATCATTCTCCAGGCCCAAGAGGGCATTGACAAGGCTGGAGCTGCCACAGCCCGTCTCACCCAGCACACCGATATCCAGACGGAAGTGATCGAGAGCTGTAAGGATTGCCTGAAGCTTGGAGGGATTGTCCGTGACATCTCTCGGCTGTGAGAGCTTGGAGATCTGGTCAAGATCATCCTGGTTTATCTTCCTGGACTTCAAAGCAGTAGAAACCACAAAACTGACAAACAAATGTAATGAATTTGTTAGATAAATGTAGACACCTCCTGTCCTGGTTAGGCAGACCAGGAGAATTGGTTGGATGTAAATATTCATGAACAATGAATTTTTATGCTAGTTAAGGCAGTTTTATGGCAGTTAGTGCTTGTTTACAATAAAAGTAAGCTAGTGTACCAACAGATTTCCTAATGAATCTGGTTGAGCGAGGTAACTAGCTAATTAAACAAGTTAATCAGCCTAGTAAGGACACAAGCACCAGCAGCCCATGTTGGAGACACATGTCCTGATTTTGCAGAGTTAGATGcattcctggatcaacatattttgttgatcctggaacaacagtCCTGTCCAAaaacccataagttatccctaaaatcagagggaaatgatagatgGATAACACTggtgtagaagcacctaactccggttgtaagcctaaacttgacaaactgtaaacttgtccctcaaatctgattggatgattagaatgttgttccaggatcaacaaatatgaaacatgttgcacttggtgaaatcaggttctgcgtTGGAGACCTTTTTCTTTGTTAGTCCTAGAACAACATTTCTAACAATTAATCAGATTTTAGAGTTAGGTTTAGGGCTAACATTAGGGTTAGGGCAGGGATGGGCAAACtctgtcctggagggccactaccctgcagagtttagctcgaACCCTGATAAAAACGTACCTGCCTGTAGCCTTCTTGTAATCCTGAAGgcattgattagctggttcaggtgtgtttgattaggtttggagctaaactctgcagggcagtggccctccaggaccgagtttgcccatcCCTGGGTTAGGGGCTTGTATACCACTATCTTTTACTTCTAATTTAAGTGTGATGACGAATGTCCAGTCCTGCTCTTGGAAAGTTTATCTCCAGCACTAACTAatcacacctgaaccagctaatcaagagATGTATCTGAATTTGTCAAGGACATTTGCATTGAGGTTTCATAGTATTTTAAAATGGCACCAGGACCTCTACTAGAAACTTTCAGGCAGG includes:
- the LOC127497286 gene encoding protein FAM83A, coding for MNLESNGLSVQCYLKPKLMGKMRRRVQEMRNPNAQGSSVDLSHNESTRLAMDALLDKGLDGYQEVLIKENEANFLSAEEKTYILNNIKKPLTDDDEADRDEEMSSSPSVSSETYFPAVTESEPPVLDYGWPVADWSYHLQGIPSVEVFFQSVKSSSMKDLLRELIRQATTVLAIVMDTFSDVEIFCDILEATRKRNVYVYLLLDHTNLQLFQDMCENVKINKSHLSRMSIRSVQGETYCAKSGRKFTGQMKEKFIIVDCTKVLVGTYSLTWLSWQVHRSLSVLFKGSGVKPFDLEFRRLYALSNPVPGYTWQTSNPADLHLPFKKLQIPIWPAGIPGNTADHQQKPHKPGNPSFPTRPVLVRQTSYPSVTTGPQRSQWLPRRNSIHHPTACQTPLFKDYMRSQTWRPIQGKHINR
- the zgc:101716 gene encoding uncharacterized protein C8orf76 homolog codes for the protein MEILGSTFDDSVFEQSRNRVSAALPTYEPKLCEPLWFCADVNVEDALEEQKSLKFRGDLAYRRKQYQVALDEYVSCLSLVPAGNTSVKRDVLEGIARCCCHLGEKEEALKACERLRTEVSNTCHLTCVLQLELSIHDHYRELANSISSLQQLCCLHPYHPWHWLNLAMSFQRLLESDSCPERSSTEEEHEKQQGTNNILALKTIMCLIRTRLLIEILQIQQFSFVLENSQRALQDIEEALHTLQPTEKMIQTISEVMAEDLNPEKMREESQDGESLSGLYIKDFDDRWWNKLHTKLQEETAA